Below is a genomic region from Gopherus evgoodei ecotype Sinaloan lineage chromosome 17, rGopEvg1_v1.p, whole genome shotgun sequence.
TTATTGTTGCTGTGCTTGTAGGAATTGAACTCTAGTCTGGAGGTGAAAGGAGACTGCTAAGCAAAGTATGCAGCCTAGCTGTCCTAACTATTCTTCTCGAGGTTTTTATGTGATTACTGGCCAGCTGTACTGCCACTGGGAGGCAGACTAGCTTGTTTGTTCGGGTGCACTGGAAAGTTGTTGAACAAAGCAGAAACATCAGTTTCTctagggtttttttccttctacaCCTTGGTGGTCCTACAAAGTGCTGAGCCCCCTTCCGTCTCAGTGAATGCAGTGGGAGccgggggtgctcagcacctcgctCTGTATGCACACGTTCAGCTTTGCTCCCCAGCTGCTCCATCTCTTCTGTTGTTGGTAGGAGAGCTCAGAAGATTTGCTGCCACTGATAACTGCTGTGTTATTTCTGCTGGAGTCTTCTTCCCCCCCCGGCTTACACTTGTTTCTAATTCCCCAACCCCCAAGGAAGCACCTTCTTCTCAGGACATCCTGGTGTTCCTAACTGGTCAGGAAGAGATCGAAGCGATGACCAAAACCTGCCGAGACATCGCCAAGCACCTGCCCGATGGCTGCCCCCAGATGGTGGTGATGCCCCTCTATGCTTCGCTGCCATACACACAGCAGCTCCGAGTCTTTCAGGCTGCACCCAAGGTAAGCCAGGCTCGGGGACACCTGGGGGAGCTGATGCATCCACATCACTGTCCATTTCCCTGCAAAGGAAGGCTGTACGTCTCGTGGGTTAAAAACAATCCTCATTTATGACCATGGCTGACTACTGCCTGGAGACAAGAGGGTACATGTTTTCATTGCGATATGTGGGGTGTCACCTCTGAGTCTCTCCTCGACATTAGCCCCAATATGGGAATAATTGCCCTGGATACAGAAAAGGTAGCGGAATGAGGGCCCAAGGGCTTGGTAATGAGATGCAGAGCCTTTGGAACGTGCTCTATAAGGATCCTTGTGGACTAAGAGCCTTGTCACAGAAAGCACCATTCCAGCTGGCCAGCCTCACTGGGCAGTTTCCAGGTCATACTGAAATTCCAAGAAGACTAACCTCCAGGGTATGGCAGACTTGGTAgcactgtgtgtatgtgcacagaGGAACTTACATTGCTTCAGCCTGTGTTGTTCCTAGCCAGTGGATAAATAAGAACTCATGCCTTCAGGGATCCTAATCTCATGCCTTTGACCGGAAGCAAAAGGGTTTAAAGGCTACACTGCAAACAGCTCTTTGGGGGTCTTGGATTTGATCTGACTAATTGTTTTCGATTGCAAAGTTCCTTTCTTTTAGAAATCTGCCCAGTGGCTAGAGTTTTAAGGTAGCCATAGACACTGGTCACACTGACACAATAAAGTGTAACAAGTCAAAGCACACCAATAAGGATGTGTGAATCTTGGGACACTGAGGTGGGAAAGTGGGAGCTGGGACTCCTGCAAGTGTGGCCTACTGGATACAGTCCTGGACTGGCACTTGAGAGagcctgagttctattcctggctctgccgctgGTTTGCTGGGTGGTGATGGGCAAATTCacggctgcctcagtttccccatctgtcaaatgggggtaatgatactgacctcctttgtaaaactcTCTGAGATGTACTGCTGCAAAGTGTTGGGTAAGAGCTAGGTGATATTCTTTTGTTTGCTCTTCCTCCTAGGGCTATCGCAAAGTGATCCTTTCAACCAACATTGCGGAAACCTCCATCACCATTGCGGGAATAAAATACGTTGTGGACACAGGCATGGTTAAAGCAAAGAAGTTCAGCCCTGGTGAGGAGTTGAGATGAGTGATatggaaataatttttaattctCGATATGTATGTGGAGGCACTAAACCCTGATAGCAGCTGATTTAaaacacccctctgccccagtctttAACACATCGTGTTCCAGGCGTGTTTTGTTAATGTCTGTTTTCTTCCTGTCAACTGAATGTGCTTTCTTCCCCAATGCTCATCTGATCCTGGGATAGGGTGTATACAGGGAGAGTCAGCTAAGTGTGGAATTCTACTGGGCCtcctggggtatgtctacactataattaaaaacctgtggctggcccctgccagctgacttaggctgcggggctgtttatTGCAGTGTAGTTGTTTGGGCAaagtggaagggtcccagagttcaggctgcagTCTGCGCCAGAACATCTACACTCTAAATAGCCTCTCAGCCCGAGTCAGTTGGTATGGGCCAGGCGTGGGTGTCTATGTGCAGTGTAAAAATACCCCTGGAGCTGTGAAATGCCACCAGGTGGGTGCAGCACCATGTAGGTGTCGTCAGGTCTTGTATGCTAAGCAAGAACAGGCCTGTTTAGTGTTTGGATGGGAGATTACCTTTAAGTGGTGGTGTTTCAGTAGGTGATGCTCTTTCTTCCCCCAGGATCAGTACTCAGCCACCGTGCGAATTGGCAGTAGCTGTGTTTCCAAAGCCCCGCATATGTGAATATTCACTAATGTGGACTCTTTTCCTTTCCCAGAGAGTGGCCTGGAGGTGTTGGCTGTGCAGCGGGTGTCAAAGGCCCAGGCATGGCAGCGTACAGGGCGAGCGGGACGAGAGGACAGTGGAATCTGTTACCGGCTCTACACAGAGGATGAGTTTGAGAAGTTTGATAAAATGACGATACCTGAGATACAGAGGTGAGAACAGAATCCACTTCCCCGAACACAAAGCCTTGCCCTCCCTTAGCCAGATCCTGCTATGTAGCTAGAAGGGGTcagagctcaggctttggctccGTCTCCACCAGCAGCCCCGTTGCCAGGAGGAAGGTGTCAGAAACAAGAACATGGTATTTTATTCCACCTCCTCCATCAGTCCGGACTTGTAGCTTTTTCTCCCCATCCCTTTTAAGCTTGTACTGTCCCATCTCATGTGACATAACTGGCAGCAGGCCGATGAGGCTACAAGGGACAGCTGAAGTGACTGGTTTACCCactatttccactacatgcatccgacgaagtgggtattcacccacaaaagctcatgttccaatacgtctgttagtctacaatgtgccacaggactctttgctggtttACCCATTGTGTCCTTGCTCAGCCCTCAGGGATGGGGGCTCAGAATCCAAGAAGTTCTGTGCCAAATACCATCAGCTGTTCTGGGGAGATTCCAACTTCCAATGTCACCTTGGTTGTTGCCCTTTGATCTCTGCCCTTTGTATTATACTGCTTTCCCTTATTATGCTTCTCCGCCATTCCTGACCAAAATGAGTGTGTAAAAGCTCCCTCTGCTCCTGTTGCAGCTCTTTCCTCCCCTCTGCTGTGTGGCTGGAAGTGCTGCTGGAAGAAGCAGCCACTCTGCAGGAGTGCTGAAGCCAGGGGAGCGCAGAGGCCACGCTTGGGCTGGTCTTCCTCAGCGTGCGGGATTTCAGAGGGGCCAGTCTGGCAGGTCTGCCTGAATTGCCTCAACAGAGACAGGTGGTTGaggttcttaatttttttttctctccctttgcaGGTGTAACCTGGCCAGTGTGATGCTACAGCTCCTGGCTCTGAGAATTCCCAACATTCTCACCTTCGACTTTATGTCCAAGCCATCCCCAGGTGAGTGGGTGTGAAGGCAGTGTTGGTAACAGGTCACAGAGAATTTGTCTGAATATAAATGTTTTGGCTGAACTGATAGtggagagctgggggagcccgTATCATAAGGAGTGTAACACTTCCTGGACTGTTGCCACCTCTCCCGATGGGTCTAGCTGACAAGTGAACTCACTGAAATCTTTTGCCGTTTGGGGGGACTGGATTCCCTTAAGTGCTCACTGACTGTGGCCAGTGTTGCGAAAGCAGGCCCACTGGTGGCAGGAGCTGGGGAATACAACTTCTAGCATGGGATAAAAGTAGGCTGGAGGTGCAAAGAATCTGAAGAAATCTTGGTGGGAGGCTTCTAGAGAAGGAGAGCAGCTTGCAGGGGTCCTGACAGGGCTGCTGCCAAGGCTTGGGAACCTTACCTTTGCttctatttaaaatataatttgtgaGTGTTGGGTCAGTGGAACATGCCTGGTGGACAGCCCTGGAGGGTCGAGCAGTTTAATCATAATAGGCACAGCAGTGCCATGTCGTTGTCCTTCACTCTGACCCAGGGACACTGCCTCTGATAGTGCCAGGGAGAGTCCTCCTAACCTCTGCTGATATTGCCAACAATGAAGCCAACTGGCTGTACCATTCTGTCTTGATAGATGCCATCCAGGCAGCCATTGAGCAACTGGATCTGCTGGGGGCTGTGGACCGGAAGGAAGATCAGGTTACTCTGACCCCACTGGGAAGGAAGATGGCAGCATTTCCTCTGGAACCCAAATTCTCTAAAGTACAAATGATAGGCaacaagctttttatttttagctGGATATATTTTTCCATAGTTATCAGTCTCTTATTCTCAAGCTCCTTTAAACGACTTCCTTTTGATTTGCTAATGAGTTAAGAGATTTGTTATGACTGAATTTCCCACATTTACCTTCTGATTCCATGTAAGATTTCCACATATGGTGGAATGACAAGGTACCTTCCATACAGGTGCTGTTACCGTGATACATTCCTAACAATACActtgttactcctgggggaattctgcgccactgcacatgCGCAGACTTTAtatcccccacagatttctttgcttccccgcagaaaaataactttctgacggggaagcaaagggaagccacaagaacgGTCATGTAACCCTCCCCAGCAGCATCtttcaggtgcccagggcagctggcagagaggtaaatcactgtggggcaggaggcgggACTGGGAAGACCTGACTGggggctcctaccctgtgccggACTCAGCTGGGCTagagaggatgggacttcctcttcccatgCACAGCATCCAGACCCGCCCTCAGATTTCTCTcctggctgtaggaagctctgcaaactgtcCTCCCCGCCCACCACTTCTTGCACCCAGCGCTCCTCAGCTGTAGGGGGAGGGATTCCTGTccagggagctgctccctcatCCCCTAGCCCCAGTGCATCCAGACttcctcatacccagaccctcccgctgagcctcacccccctgcacccagaacctccCGATGAGCCccagagtgatctcccacctctgtgccggCAGTGGCCTCTGCTTCCCAGTGCCAAGCTGGAACTTCCACATTTATCTGACAAATAcaattttcagaattttgcagaatttttaattttttggcacagaatgccctcaggattAATGTGAGGAGAATGAATGCCTGATTGGGCTCTGCTTACCAGCAGCTCCTATTAATATCCATAAGTATTGCTGCTATTCAGTAGATGTGGAACTTGGCCTTGAGTAGCTGTAGCCTCACATGCGCTGAAAATCCTAGTAGATTAGAGAGGCAcagttttcctttacagaaactcTACCGGTTTGTCCCGGTCATATCCTGCTCATCTAGTGGGTGCTTTATAACCCTGTTTACTTTGGCCATTTCCTctggtattgaagtcaggctCACTGGTTTGGTATTTACCTTGCGCCTCTTATTGATAGGTAGGACATTAATTGATTTTAATTAGGCACGTTAAGAGTTGAAACCAAAGTTTCCAAAAGAGCTGACTTTTGTCTGCCTTACAATTTTCATATGAATGAGCGGTGTTAGGTTGAAACTTCCTTAAAATGATCAGCTCTCCCCAAtagtgtgcatgtatgtgtataTCTGTGTGCCTAAATAGCAAGTGTGTGTAATTCAAGGTTTGTGAGTAGTTTAGCACATTCAGATGAGGACAACTTATAAGAATAATGATAGTTATTATTACCAGTGCCTCCGTGATACTACATTGACATGAGGATGGACAAGCTATGTCCGCTAGTACGTGTCTTCCCTCTGTCTTCTATGCTTTTAAGAATAAACCAGAGTTCCCCTCTCTTTTATATCTGAGCCTATGGAGCCAGGAGTTAGTTTAACACAGAGAAGGTATCTTTTAAAGTTTGAATTACCCACCAAGATTACTGTGCTGTCGAAATCTGCCAGCTTTCTAGTGATGAAATCCATGAAAGCAGCTCTTGCTCTGTGCCTTGCAGACTATCCTCATGTCCCCCAAGTTCCACTGCACGGAGGAGATCCTGACCATCGTGTCCCTGCTTTCGGTGGACAGCATCCTCTACAACCCCCCATCCCGGCGGGATGAAGTGCAGTCTGTCCGGAAGAAGTTCATTTCCAGTGAGGGGGATCACCTCACCCTGCTCAATATATACAGAGCCTTTAAAAATGTCAGCGGCAATAAGGTAGGTGGGGATGGAGCCTCTGGACAATAACTCGTCCGCTGGGGATCTGACCTCTCTCCATATACCTGCACTTTGCTTTGCATTTGAGTGCTTCCTAatcaatatatttatcctcactatGCTTCTGTGAGATGGAGAAGGGCTAACCTCATTTTACAGGCTGAATAAGTGACTTaattaaggtcacacaggaactctgcagcagagctgggaaccgaACCCTTCTTTCGAGTCCCAGGTGAGCACCTTAACCTCAAGGTCATCATTCCTCCTTGTATTGTTCCAGGTGGGTGGGATTGTGTTTCAACTGACCACCAGGAAATGCCTGGCAATGCTCTTCATCATTTCGGAACTCTTTACAAAGAGATTGGGCCTTTCTGCAAGTTTTGTAGATGGGATTTGGATTTAATCCACAAATCAAACTCTCCAGTCTGATTACTAAATATGTAGAGTAGCATCCTGGGCTTCCTAGCGTGCTTTTCCTCCTCAGGGCTCACAGTGTGATTTACAAACTTGGTGCTTCTAGGAATCACTTTCACCATCTCTGGGGAGGAAGCGCAGAAGCTGTTCCATGTCACATGGCAAACCCACCAAACAGTTTAGGACAGTGGGTGAGGAATACTGTGTTTAATTGGAACTGTAGGAGGGAATTTAGGTAGATTGAGTCTAACTGTCCATATTGTGAATCTGGCCAGAAGGGTAGCAGCTCTCTTTTGAATGGGTATGTGATTTAGGGACTCTGTTTTACATCTGATCCAAAGACAATGTCCCTAACATCTTTGATAAATAAGTGAATTGTTCTGGCTTCCACTTGCTCTGCTGCAGGAATGGTGCAGAGAGAACTTTGTGAACAACAGGAACATGATGCTGGTGTTGGATGTCAGAGCTCAGCTCAGGGACATTTGCCTAAAGGTAACTAGTTGCTGTAAAACTCTTCCATTGTCCTGTTGTTTTTCCTCCCCTGTACCCCCAAATGACTTCCCTGTACCAGATCCTAGTAGAGGGAAACACTGTGCCTTAAGTTCCTGGTTGGAATATGGTTGGACTAAAACTAATTCCTGTAATGGGCAGCTTGGACCCATGTCTGGGCAAGCATCCCGCAAACTTATAATAGTGGCAGTTGTCCAAGCTTGAACTGGAATTCCCATTCCTTTTGAGCTTTTGTTCGTACCATATTTGCTCACAGTTATTGGAAGGGATGCCAGAAAGCGATAGGTGATGTAGGCTTTTGTGTTGCGCTAGAAGCCACCTGATTCCATTCTCACTCCCACTGTGGTATGACTTTGTGGTGATTGTGAGACTTTTCCAGGCTTGTTTTATGAGACTTGATGTTAGTTGAGTGTCTGATCTTGAgctgcagggcaccaaacacaagggattgccatctctctctctctctcgttacTAACCAGCTATCATTACCGATTGAGTCCTCCCGATCGGATACGGGGAATATCCGCCGctgcctggctcacagcctctttatGAACACTGCAGAGTTGCAACCAGATGGCACCTATGCCACCGTAGACTCCCACCAGCTGGTGGCAATTCATCCTTCCTCGGTCCTCTTCCACTGCAAACCAGCCTGCGTAATGTACAACGAGCTGCTTCACACCAATAAGTGCTACATGAGGGACCTGTGTGTAGTGGATGCAGATTGGCTGTATGATGCTGCCCCCGACTACTTCCGCAGGAAGCTAAGAGCAGCCAAGAACTGACCCACCGTTGGTGCCACCAAGCTAACTGTGGGGGATTCCTAGGGTCATGGGATAAGATTTTTGTAACGAATGTACAGGAACATTAGAGCTTTGCCTTGCCAATCTGGTAGGACTGTACAGGAAATGGCTTCTCTGCAAGAGCCATACCTCATGCACTCTTGCTGCACTGGCTTAGAACAATCATCTTTTATGACAGTTAATAGATAAGAGGGAAATATTATACATGTATATAGTATATAtgtgaatatatatatgtatatatttgggggtggggggtgatggTCTtggatttcagtttttaaaacagaagtaTAATGGGGTTGTGTGTGAAGAAACGAGTCCCAAGGGGACTCTTCTGAGCAGACCTAGTATTTTTTGACAATTGTCCTTGTATCCCTCGCAGGTTTTATCGGCAAAAAGTTTTAAATCTTTATGTATAATTATATTAACAGGACAAAAATaccttttttaaatgtatatttttcgGAGGGAGGTGCTAATGTATTTTACCTCATCAGACATCTTTCTGCCTGATGTCACTTTCACCACCTCGTTTGACCCATCTGAAAGCCAGTAAAGAGTTATCTGAATTGACAGCTCTTCATCACCTGTGCCTGTTTGTTAGACAAACCTTGCGGGGCTGATAGAGGTGAAGTCCCATTAAGAGAGGATGATCAGTTAACCCATGTCATCTGCTAGCAGAGAGACTGCTAGGCATCTTTCAAATGCTTTGTTAGTTTCTCATTGCTGCATCACCAGCCCAGCTgtgtctttttaaacaaaatttgtcTCCATCATCCAGTTGGTTTTCATGTAGCTGTGTAGCGAACTGGGTGCCATGCAAGTAAAATGGTTCCAGGGTTTCCCCTGTATGGCCACACCAAAGTGCCAGTATTCCTATGGAACGCTGGCACTTCACCACAGAAGTCGATGTCAGCACTGAAGAGGTTAGTTCTTCTAGGCTCGTAGAAGGCCAGTCTCTGAACCTTGTACACACAGTTTTTCTTGCATACGGATGCAGAATCTGAAGTCAGTTGCAAAGCCAAActagggaaagcagtggattgGCACTTGGTCCTCCTAAGTCTATGTTTATCTGTAGCACTCTGTTGTTCACAGCAGTGATCTGTGGCTCTTGCCTCGAGAGCTAGTGCTAAAAATCATTGTCTCTCAAGCAAGAGAAATTGTTGTACATTGCCTGGTGGTGGTGATCACCTGATATTAATACGTAACGTGCACACATGCTGCAGCAATAAGGGAATGCTGGGCTCACCACCACCACAGAGTTAAATCTAAGGAAAGGATCAGCCACTGCAGAGCTCTTATAGGTAATATGTATTGTTAAAGAAGTTGGCTAACGTTTCCCCAATGAGTTGGATGCTTCTGTTAATTGGCAACAAGCTATCATCTGTGACATCTAAGTTTTGCTTGGGCAGGTGTGGCTAGTTATATTTTTCTAGCAATTTACAACCATGTAATCCATAGAAGAATCATAAAAGTGCAGATGGTAAAACAGATATTTACAACTGAGATGGCGAAAGAAGTTAAGTATAAAGATCGCAGGCTCTTTACATGGCAGACAGTCTAACGAATTAGCAAAAACTGTTATCTTCCATATTTGCTTTTTAGGATTCCCACAAAGCACAAATCTTTAAAGAAATCTCTGCCTCTTACTTAGAAATCCAGTCAGACTGTTGAGTTTGGCAGTGGTCTATATTGCATCCCCTCTCTGCAAATGCCACTTGACTTTATAGCCAGCTGTCTTCTGAGTACAGTCTTTTCCTCTGCTTTGTTATTGAGacacattattattattcctcAGTATGTGTATGAGGAGTGGAATTTGGACTGTTAACTTCTGTATTTTGCCCTCTGAAATTTTTGTGCCAGTCTTTGCCTGAAGAGATTTTGTCATGGCAGCCAAAGGTTTCAAAGCAGAAGCAAAGACTGTTCCAGACTAACCCAGAACTCTGGCAGCAAAGAAATTGCCCTCCACTATGCgtgtctccccccgcccccacctttGTTCATCCTTCCTTCTTGGCCAGGTTAAAACTTCCAAGTTCACTGCTTGGAGATAGCAGATCACTGTAAGTCTTATCCTTTGCAATAGCTCATCAAGTTATTTTGTGGCAAActtcccaggggaaaaaaaaatatgaagatgTAATTTGGAGTCAGACTTCCTTCAAAAGCTCTTTAACCATCAGATATTTATTTCCCCCATTACATTTTACACCAGTATTTTTCTGCCTTTCTTGATTATTTTTGTCCTTCATTAGACATTTGTAGCATGGCAACATGGACTAGGAATGCTACACCTGTCTTCGGCATTTGGGGCTTCATCCAGCATCTAGTGGTCAGAGTCTTCTCTGAAGGAAAATGCAATAAGAACCAATCTTATTTTTTAATCCTGTGTTTTATACAGGGACTAAGGCAGGGTCAGCCAGTCTAACTGCTTGATTGTCCAAATATTACTTGCCCAGTAATGTTTTGAATGAGTGGAATGGACTGTTCTGTTATGTCTGAATGAGGATGCAGAAAAATTGTAAGAAGTTTTAAAATTCTATCCTTATGAGTACGTCTAAAATAACTTCTCTGGGAGAGGCAACTTCTAGTTTCAGCAGAAATCTCTTTGCACAGTTTGAGTTGTTCAGTTTTAGGATGAGATAAATTAAAGCAGATTAGATGTCTAAAAGGGGAAGATGGGAAACTTTTATTAATTATTGTGATTTGTTAACATGAGCTGCTCTGGGATATCCCAGTTTGACTAAAATGGTGTTTAGTCCACTCTTGTATTTTTCAAAcattggttttatttaaaaaaaaaaaagttttaatggtGCTGCTCAGGGATAGAATCATATTGGAAAACCAATTATCCTTATGAACAGATAAACTGCTGACTTCACTGTGTGATCTGCAGGGAGAAGTTATGCTTTCtatcttggattttttttcctggttaaATGCTTCACAATTACACAGTATGTAAGGCTACTATTATTCTGACTACCTTGGTCCTCATCCACTGAAATCTATGACAAATACTTCTCTTTAAAACCTGAATTACACTCTTCAATATCTGCAAATCACAGATTCCTAAGAGCAGCATTAGTATAAATGGGTGCACTCCAGTTACACAGTACGCCTAGAATATCTTCCCTTCTGCTTCCAGGAATAGTGAAGTGTATCAATCTATTTCCAGACAGAGTGACACTGACTTTGTACAGAGGTCTAGAGGAAATGTATAAATGTATCCCTTAGTTGTACCTCTCACTGTATACTTGCTGGTAAGAAACATGCTGAGGGGCTAGGGGCAAACTTGCCTCCTTTCTGAGTATGACCAGCTGCAATTCTGGATGGCATTTCAACAGTATGTTGCTACTTTGGTTGTTATAACTCATACAAACTGCAGGGAATTATTAAAACACTGTATATCATTATTCCTGTGTTTATACAAAAACTCTGCATCTGTAGGGGAAAGCAGAAGAAAAGCACACTTTGTTTGGACAGCCTATTAATATGTATGGGgattgggtgtggggaggggagatccaTTCAGAAGCAACTAATTTGTACATTTGACTTTCCCATAATAAAGAGATGGCTAAACTCCAAGTTCAAGAAGCGGTTGTCTTATGTTCTATACATAGCTCAGGCTTTGAAGTGAGGAAGCTAAGTGGCTATTAAAAGTACCTCATAGTATGTTTAGGTACAATT
It encodes:
- the DHX33 gene encoding ATP-dependent RNA helicase DHX33, yielding MPQDGELPPAKRLKLAPPPRRAMLLAPPGAKRQPPAPSAGETQRRSLPIFQARGPLLSQLRSLDSAILIGETGSGKTTQIPQYLYEAGIGRQGIIAVTQPRRVAAISLATRVSDEKKTELGKLVGYTVRFEDFTSEETRIKFLTDGMLLREAIGDPLLRKYSVVILDEAHERTIHTDVLFGVVKAALKKRKDLGKFPLKVVIMSATMDVDQFSQYFNRAPVLYLEGRQHPIQIFYTKQPQSDYLQAALVSVFQIHQEAPSSQDILVFLTGQEEIEAMTKTCRDIAKHLPDGCPQMVVMPLYASLPYTQQLRVFQAAPKGYRKVILSTNIAETSITIAGIKYVVDTGMVKAKKFSPESGLEVLAVQRVSKAQAWQRTGRAGREDSGICYRLYTEDEFEKFDKMTIPEIQRCNLASVMLQLLALRIPNILTFDFMSKPSPDAIQAAIEQLDLLGAVDRKEDQVTLTPLGRKMAAFPLEPKFSKTILMSPKFHCTEEILTIVSLLSVDSILYNPPSRRDEVQSVRKKFISSEGDHLTLLNIYRAFKNVSGNKEWCRENFVNNRNMMLVLDVRAQLRDICLKLSLPIESSRSDTGNIRRCLAHSLFMNTAELQPDGTYATVDSHQLVAIHPSSVLFHCKPACVMYNELLHTNKCYMRDLCVVDADWLYDAAPDYFRRKLRAAKN